Genomic segment of Pseudomonadota bacterium:
AATCCGGCCGCAGAAAAGCGGCAATCTCCTGGTGGCTGATCTGGAGATTGTTGTTGGGGTTGATGTCGGATTTTGCCGGTTGCTGAAACTGGAAGAAATTGAGGCTGGCCAGCCTGAAGTCAATGGCCTCCCAAAGGACAGCGGCAGCGACGGCATTCTCACTTTTGCCGGCAACCGGAGCGGCGAGAAGCCGAAAAGGCCGGGAGAATACAAAAGCACCCAACAAAACGAGCAGCACCAGGGTGAAACGCCACTTCATGGGATCCTTTCGCTCATCTTTGCAACAGGTTCAGGTTAAATGCCGCTGCCGGGATGGGGGTGAGCGACGGGCGCGAAAAGTTGAGCACCGTGGTATTGGCGGACATTAATTCATCATGGATGATCATCCGCGAGATAAATGGTTGTTGTTTCCCCCCGTTGGCCGTAACCTGATTTTTGTATTCCATCCTGGCTGATTTGAGTAATTTTGTCCCCCGGGCGGTATAAAATTCCGCCTTGATGCCGACCAGCCGCCGGCTGCTGACCCAGTATTTGATGAACTTATAGGTGGCCTTGCTGGTTTTGGCCTGCAGGGTGAAAACAAAACAGGGTTCATCCTCTATCTTGTCCTTGTCCTGCTGCAGAACCGTATAATTCTGGGCATAGTTGGTGGAGGCGATATCGCCGTTGTTGGCCAGCCCCAGCAGCTTTTGCCGTTTGGAAACCGGGATGGGTTTGCTCAAGCCGGGCTTGTAAAACCACATGTTGCCGTTCAGCAGGATCAGCATCTGTCCCCGGCGTCGTGCCGGTGACAGGGTTTCGGCAATGACATTATAGCTTCGTGATCGTACACGAAGATGGCGATGACTGATTTTCACCCCTTCTCCGGCTTCCACCTTCAGATCCCAGGTAACGCCTGAAATATTGCCCCGGGCGTGATCACATTGCTCTAAAATTGCTTTTGGCGAGAGTGCTGCTGTCGCACTGTTTTGCCAGACCAATAACAGGAGAAGAAATCCTCCCGCCTGGCAGAGGAAGAAGCACTTGTTTATCTTTGTCATTACCGCATCCTATATATGTCGTAATGCCTCAATAACCCGTAAACCCGCCGCCCGCCGGGCCGGAATTATTGCCGCCAGCGCCGCCAGTCCAATCATTGCCAGACAACTTACGACCATCAGCCAGGGAACCAGGTGGATCTCCAGGGGTACTTCCTTGGGGATGGTGGGTGGGGTCCAGCTGGGCTGCAGGATGATTACCGCCGCCCAGCCCAGCAGGGTGAGGAAGAAGCCGCCAAAAGAGCCGGCAGCGGCTAAAAGAGTTCCTTCAATTGAAAATATCCTGACTACCCCGGATCGTTTTAAGCCTAAAGCCCGTAAGGTCCCGATTTCCCGGGTACGTTCCAGCACCGCCATGCTGATGGTATTGACCACGCTTAAAGCAACAATGGTCAGAACGATGATAAATACAAAGGTGAAAATGACATTAAACATGTTGCGGATCTTCAAATAGGAGGGCCGCAGCTGATCCCAGGTATAGATTTCGACGTTTAAGCCCCTGGCGGCCAATTGCTGCTCCAGATGTTTTTTCAGCGGATAGGCCATCCTGGCATTTTTCAGCAGCAGGTTGAGGCGATCAGCCCCCCTGGTATCAAAGAGTTCCCGGGTAAAGCGCAGCGGCATCGATACCAGCAGGTTGTCAAGTATCTCCAGGGGGGCATCAATGGTCTGCACAATATCGGCATCGAAGGCGTTCATGAAGCCGTCGGCGGTGGTGGTCATGACCACCACATTATCCCCGATTTTCAGGTTGAAGTTGCCGGCCAGGCCTTTGGCGACCCCGACCTGGTAGATGGGTTCATCGCTGAGTTCATGGCCGCGAAATAATTTTAATTTGCTGGTGAAGCCATGTCCTAAATGGCGAATGGCTCTCATGTCATCCGGGTCTCTGCCCTCAGCCATCATAATGGTGGAGATTTTTCCATTGCTGAGCAGGCCGGAAATATTCAGCTGGGGCGTGATGATGCTGATGCGGGGATCCCGGTGGCAGAGAGCGGAAATTTCCTCCAACTCCTTTTTATTGAGCAGGTAGTCTGCCGGCTTAAGTTGACCTTCGCGATGGAAATCCTTTTTAAAGATAGAAAGATGGCCGTTGCCGCGGGCGTAGACATAGCCGTCTTCCAAAGCATTAAA
This window contains:
- a CDS encoding outer membrane lipoprotein-sorting protein; this translates as MTKINKCFFLCQAGGFLLLLLVWQNSATAALSPKAILEQCDHARGNISGVTWDLKVEAGEGVKISHRHLRVRSRSYNVIAETLSPARRRGQMLILLNGNMWFYKPGLSKPIPVSKRQKLLGLANNGDIASTNYAQNYTVLQQDKDKIEDEPCFVFTLQAKTSKATYKFIKYWVSSRRLVGIKAEFYTARGTKLLKSARMEYKNQVTANGGKQQPFISRMIIHDELMSANTTVLNFSRPSLTPIPAAAFNLNLLQR
- a CDS encoding FtsX-like permease family protein, whose amino-acid sequence is MFPWLKLAYRNLLKNRRRSLFTLGAIAFGFAAINLLGGFSNYIFNALEDGYVYARGNGHLSIFKKDFHREGQLKPADYLLNKKELEEISALCHRDPRISIITPQLNISGLLSNGKISTIMMAEGRDPDDMRAIRHLGHGFTSKLKLFRGHELSDEPIYQVGVAKGLAGNFNLKIGDNVVVMTTTADGFMNAFDADIVQTIDAPLEILDNLLVSMPLRFTRELFDTRGADRLNLLLKNARMAYPLKKHLEQQLAARGLNVEIYTWDQLRPSYLKIRNMFNVIFTFVFIIVLTIVALSVVNTISMAVLERTREIGTLRALGLKRSGVVRIFSIEGTLLAAAGSFGGFFLTLLGWAAVIILQPSWTPPTIPKEVPLEIHLVPWLMVVSCLAMIGLAALAAIIPARRAAGLRVIEALRHI